A genomic window from Microbacterium sp. ET2 includes:
- a CDS encoding ABC transporter permease: MSTTRASHKVSFGPARTIRLGLRRIVFEVRAYFRQGDSVFFTFLFPVLFLFIFAVAFSSSTFGPPTDEVTAAGYYLPAMLAAGLLLSGTQLLAIDIAMERSDGTLKRLGGMPLSPVSYFIGKLGQVLVTGVFQAALLLVIAAVFFGVALPTDPERWLTFTWVFLLGAITCGVLGIALSALPRSGRSATAVVIPIVLVLQFISGVFIPFDTLPEWLQNFAGIFPLKWIAQGMRSVFLPEVFADAEPGGSWQHQETLIALLIWLVVGLILARLTFRWIRKDG; this comes from the coding sequence ATGAGCACGACCCGCGCGTCGCACAAGGTCTCATTCGGTCCGGCCCGCACCATCCGGCTGGGACTCCGCCGCATCGTCTTCGAGGTGCGCGCCTACTTCCGCCAGGGCGACTCGGTGTTCTTCACCTTCCTCTTTCCCGTGCTGTTCCTGTTCATCTTCGCGGTCGCCTTCAGCAGCAGCACCTTCGGCCCGCCCACCGATGAGGTCACCGCCGCCGGGTATTACCTCCCCGCCATGCTCGCCGCGGGCCTTCTGCTGTCGGGCACGCAGCTGCTGGCGATCGACATCGCCATGGAGCGCAGCGACGGCACGCTCAAGCGTCTGGGAGGCATGCCGCTCTCACCGGTGTCGTACTTCATCGGCAAGCTCGGGCAGGTGCTGGTCACCGGGGTGTTCCAGGCCGCTCTGCTGCTCGTCATCGCGGCGGTGTTCTTCGGTGTGGCGCTCCCCACTGATCCCGAGCGCTGGCTGACCTTCACCTGGGTGTTCCTTCTCGGCGCCATCACCTGCGGCGTGCTGGGCATCGCCCTGAGTGCCCTGCCCCGCAGCGGCCGGAGCGCCACCGCTGTCGTGATACCGATCGTGCTGGTGCTGCAGTTCATCTCCGGGGTGTTCATCCCCTTCGACACCCTCCCGGAGTGGTTGCAGAACTTCGCCGGGATCTTCCCGCTGAAGTGGATCGCGCAGGGGATGCGCTCGGTCTTCCTCCCCGAGGTCTTCGCCGACGCCGAGCCGGGTGGCTCCTGGCAGCACCAGGAGACCCTCATCGCGCTTCTCATCTGGCTGGTGGTGGGACTGATCCTCGCCCGACTGACCTTCCGGTGGATTCGCAAGGACGGCTGA
- a CDS encoding ABC transporter ATP-binding protein encodes MTSVVEVEDLTKTYRGGFQALKGVSFDIRRGETFALLGPNGAGKSTTIEILEGYRDRSGGEVRVLNVDPRQGDLRWRSRLGIVLQSTGEAPSASVKELLSHFASFYPRARKVDEVIEAVGLSEKAKTSVRKLSGGQRRRVDVALGIIGSPELLFLDEPTTGFDPEARRVFWELIRGLQREGTTILLTTHYLDEAAELSERAAIVVGGKLASLGPVDELGGAEARIPIVRWREAGQVREQRTEQPGRLVAELYASAGGEPEGLEIVRPSLEDVYLSFVEGEAGDGSAPDPGPGSETVTEVTR; translated from the coding sequence ATGACGAGTGTTGTCGAGGTCGAAGACCTCACCAAGACCTACCGCGGCGGCTTCCAGGCGCTGAAGGGTGTGAGCTTCGACATCCGCCGCGGTGAGACCTTTGCCCTGCTCGGTCCCAACGGCGCAGGCAAGAGCACGACCATCGAGATCCTCGAGGGGTACCGCGATCGCTCCGGCGGTGAGGTGCGTGTGCTGAACGTCGACCCGCGCCAGGGGGATCTCCGCTGGCGGTCGCGCCTGGGGATCGTGCTTCAGAGCACGGGCGAGGCGCCGTCGGCGAGCGTGAAGGAGCTGCTGTCGCACTTCGCATCGTTCTACCCGCGGGCTCGGAAAGTCGACGAGGTCATCGAGGCCGTCGGGCTTTCGGAGAAGGCCAAGACCTCGGTGCGGAAGCTCTCCGGTGGTCAGCGCCGGCGCGTGGATGTGGCCCTCGGGATCATCGGCTCGCCCGAACTTCTCTTCCTCGACGAACCGACCACCGGGTTCGACCCCGAAGCCAGGCGGGTGTTCTGGGAACTCATCCGGGGGCTGCAGCGCGAGGGGACGACGATCCTGCTGACCACCCACTACCTCGATGAAGCCGCCGAGCTCTCCGAACGTGCCGCGATCGTCGTGGGCGGGAAGCTCGCCTCGCTCGGTCCGGTCGATGAGCTCGGCGGTGCCGAGGCGCGCATTCCCATCGTGCGGTGGCGGGAGGCCGGCCAGGTCCGCGAGCAGCGCACCGAGCAGCCCGGACGCCTGGTCGCCGAACTGTACGCGTCGGCGGGTGGGGAGCCCGAGGGCCTCGAGATCGTGCGCCCGAGCCTCGAGGACGTCTACCTCTCGTTCGTCGAGGGCGAGGCGGGCGACGGTTCCGCACCCGACCCCGGTCCCGGCTCCGAAACCGTCACGGAGGTGACCCGATGA
- the rlmN gene encoding 23S rRNA (adenine(2503)-C(2))-methyltransferase RlmN yields the protein MTENPPARGAAGPVRQVRPRTEGWKQQKDADGRPLLQFASPKRGKPPVHLADLTAEERAAKVTELGLPAFRAKQLETHYFRHYTSDPGEMTDLPASVRDDLVAGLLPPLLTEVRRLQTDRGDTIKFLWKLHDGALVESVLMRYPGRITLCVSSQAGCGMNCPFCATGQAGLTRNMSAAEIVDQIVRANRLIREGGLGKAEHPDERVTNIVFMGMGEPLANYARVMQAVRVMIDPQRGLGMSARGITVSTVGLVPAIRKLSAEEIPVTFALSLHAPDDHLRDELIPVNSKWKVDEALDAAREYFDKTGRRVSIEYALIKDMNDHGWRADLLAEKLNARGRGWVHVNPIPLNPTPGSVWTASERSVQNEFVRRLNAAGIPTTLRDTRGKEIDGACGQLVATEEDVAAATSS from the coding sequence GTGACCGAGAATCCTCCTGCCCGCGGCGCCGCCGGGCCTGTCCGCCAGGTGCGGCCGCGCACCGAGGGGTGGAAGCAGCAGAAGGATGCCGACGGCCGACCCCTGCTGCAGTTCGCCAGCCCCAAGCGGGGGAAGCCGCCGGTGCATCTGGCCGACCTCACCGCCGAGGAGCGCGCTGCGAAAGTCACCGAGCTCGGTCTCCCGGCGTTCCGCGCGAAGCAGCTCGAGACCCACTACTTCCGCCACTACACCAGCGACCCCGGTGAGATGACCGACCTCCCGGCATCCGTCCGCGACGACCTTGTCGCCGGCCTCCTGCCGCCGCTTCTCACCGAGGTGCGTCGTCTGCAGACGGATCGCGGCGACACGATCAAGTTCCTCTGGAAGCTGCACGACGGCGCGCTCGTGGAGTCGGTGCTGATGCGCTACCCGGGCCGGATCACGCTGTGCGTGTCGAGCCAGGCCGGATGCGGCATGAACTGCCCGTTCTGCGCCACCGGCCAGGCGGGACTCACCCGCAACATGTCTGCGGCCGAGATCGTCGATCAGATCGTGCGCGCGAACCGCCTCATCCGCGAGGGTGGGCTCGGGAAGGCCGAGCACCCCGACGAGCGGGTCACCAACATCGTCTTCATGGGCATGGGGGAGCCTCTGGCCAACTACGCCCGGGTGATGCAGGCGGTGCGGGTGATGATCGACCCGCAGCGCGGGCTCGGGATGAGTGCACGCGGCATCACGGTGTCGACGGTCGGACTCGTGCCCGCGATTCGGAAGCTGTCCGCCGAAGAGATCCCCGTCACCTTCGCCCTGTCGCTCCACGCCCCCGACGACCACCTGCGAGACGAGCTGATTCCGGTCAACTCGAAGTGGAAGGTCGATGAGGCCCTCGACGCCGCCCGCGAGTATTTCGACAAGACCGGGCGCCGCGTCTCGATCGAATACGCACTGATCAAGGACATGAACGACCACGGCTGGCGCGCCGACCTGCTGGCCGAGAAGCTCAACGCCCGCGGCCGGGGCTGGGTGCACGTGAACCCGATCCCGCTGAACCCCACCCCGGGGTCGGTGTGGACCGCATCGGAGCGGAGCGTTCAGAACGAGTTCGTGCGGCGACTGAACGCCGCGGGCATCCCCACGACGCTGCGAGACACGCGCGGCAAGGAGATCGACGGCGCGTGCGGGCAGCTGGTGGCGACCGAAGAGGATGTCGCGGCAGCGACGTCGAGCTGA
- a CDS encoding GNAT family N-acetyltransferase, protein MSELQIRDIRPSDAGEVLTLQRAAFVSEALIYGSVEMPPFTQTLEEVEHELAENLGCVAHLGHRMVGAARARADDGLLLIGRISIAPDVQGEGVGSRLLVALEERGRAAGATEAELFTGSLSEANLRLYEREGYRETQRVPGDGSDQVFLRKPLV, encoded by the coding sequence GTGAGCGAGCTGCAGATCCGTGACATCCGTCCCTCCGACGCCGGCGAGGTGCTGACCCTGCAGCGAGCGGCCTTCGTGTCGGAGGCGCTGATCTACGGCAGCGTCGAGATGCCGCCGTTCACCCAGACGCTCGAGGAGGTCGAGCACGAGCTGGCCGAGAACCTCGGCTGCGTCGCGCACCTGGGTCACCGGATGGTGGGCGCCGCCCGCGCACGAGCGGATGACGGGCTGCTGCTGATTGGTCGCATCTCCATCGCCCCCGACGTGCAGGGCGAGGGCGTCGGATCGCGACTTCTCGTGGCGCTGGAGGAGCGTGGCCGCGCGGCGGGCGCGACCGAGGCCGAGCTGTTCACCGGGTCGCTCAGCGAGGCGAACCTCCGCCTCTACGAGCGCGAGGGCTACCGCGAGACCCAGCGGGTGCCGGGCGACGGCAGCGACCAGGTGTTCCTGCGCAAGCCGCTCGTCTGA
- a CDS encoding SDR family oxidoreductase, with amino-acid sequence MTLAGKTILISGGSRGIGLAIALRAARDGANIALLAKTDTPHPKLEGTVHTAAAAIEEAGGRALPIVGDVRNDDDITEAVLKTQGEFDGIDIVINNASVIDLSPSLDLAAKKYDLMQDVNVRGTFMLSRAAAPILRDAANPHILSLSPPLNLSPRWLGAHTGYTLAKYGMTMATLGFAAEFAEAGIAANTLWPRTTIATAAVQFALGGDRMMRASRTPEIYADAAYEVLTKPSREYTGQTLIVEDVLEAAGVTDFSRYAAVPGTPDSELFPDIFLD; translated from the coding sequence ATGACCCTCGCCGGAAAGACCATCCTGATCTCGGGCGGCAGCCGCGGGATCGGCCTCGCGATCGCGCTGCGGGCCGCCCGCGACGGCGCGAACATCGCGCTGCTGGCCAAGACCGACACTCCGCACCCGAAGCTCGAGGGCACCGTGCACACCGCCGCGGCCGCGATCGAAGAGGCAGGCGGCCGGGCCCTGCCGATCGTCGGCGACGTGCGCAATGACGACGACATCACCGAGGCGGTGCTGAAGACGCAGGGCGAGTTCGACGGCATCGACATCGTGATCAACAACGCCAGCGTCATCGACCTGTCGCCCTCCCTCGACCTCGCGGCGAAGAAGTACGACCTCATGCAGGATGTCAACGTCCGCGGCACCTTCATGCTGTCCCGGGCAGCGGCGCCGATCCTCCGCGACGCGGCGAACCCCCACATCCTCTCCCTCTCTCCGCCCCTGAACCTCAGCCCCCGCTGGCTGGGTGCGCACACCGGGTACACCCTCGCGAAGTACGGGATGACGATGGCGACGCTCGGCTTCGCCGCGGAGTTCGCCGAGGCGGGCATTGCCGCGAACACCCTGTGGCCGCGCACGACCATCGCGACCGCGGCGGTGCAGTTCGCGCTCGGCGGGGACCGGATGATGCGCGCCAGCCGCACGCCTGAGATCTACGCCGACGCCGCGTACGAGGTGCTCACGAAGCCGTCGCGGGAGTACACCGGCCAGACGCTCATCGTCGAAGACGTGCTGGAGGCCGCCGGGGTGACCGACTTCTCGCGCTACGCGGCGGTGCCGGGAACACCCGACTCCGAGCTCTTCCCCGACATCTTCCTCGACTGA
- a CDS encoding enoyl-CoA hydratase/isomerase family protein — protein sequence MTPTTVLDSTAAEESILVTIAEDGLARVTFNRPARLNAMDFAMAERWREIAHRVADDPGIGAVILDAAGPAFCAGGDVVAMSATGATGDDVTASAHVIHDGIRTLALSDKPIVAAVQGAVAGGGLGLMLTADYIVATDAARFVSRYANIGLTPDLGVTTLLPAAIGQRRALQLLLQDRTLTAEEALDWGLIAEVVPADDLAARAEAIARTWIDGATAAFGQAKRLVRHGADRPFKVNLDDEAATIGTRFATDEARTRVAAFAAASHSRSRSEETR from the coding sequence ATGACCCCGACGACCGTCCTCGACAGCACCGCCGCCGAGGAGAGCATCCTCGTCACCATCGCGGAGGACGGCCTCGCACGCGTCACCTTCAACCGCCCGGCGCGACTGAACGCGATGGACTTCGCGATGGCCGAGCGCTGGCGCGAGATCGCCCACCGGGTGGCCGATGACCCGGGGATCGGGGCGGTGATCCTGGATGCCGCGGGCCCGGCCTTCTGCGCCGGCGGCGACGTCGTGGCGATGTCGGCCACCGGTGCCACCGGGGACGACGTGACCGCGAGTGCACACGTCATCCACGACGGCATCCGCACCCTCGCCCTGTCGGATAAGCCCATCGTCGCCGCCGTGCAGGGCGCCGTGGCCGGCGGGGGCCTCGGGCTCATGCTCACCGCCGATTACATCGTGGCCACCGACGCGGCGCGCTTCGTCAGCCGCTACGCCAACATCGGGCTGACTCCCGACCTCGGGGTGACGACGCTGCTGCCCGCGGCGATCGGCCAGCGCCGCGCCCTGCAGCTGCTGCTTCAGGACCGCACCCTTACCGCCGAAGAGGCGCTCGACTGGGGTCTCATCGCCGAGGTCGTGCCCGCGGACGACCTGGCTGCCCGCGCCGAGGCGATCGCGCGCACCTGGATCGACGGCGCCACCGCGGCGTTCGGGCAGGCCAAGAGACTGGTCCGGCATGGTGCCGACCGCCCGTTCAAGGTCAATCTCGACGACGAGGCCGCGACGATCGGAACCCGGTTCGCCACCGACGAGGCGCGCACCCGCGTCGCGGCGTTCGCCGCGGCATCCCATTCACGATCACGCTCGGAGGAGACCCGATGA
- a CDS encoding SDR family NAD(P)-dependent oxidoreductase, with the protein MEISGAAALVTGGASGLGLATAERLARAGAVVTIVDLPSSPGAGVADGFGGAFAPADVTDPEQVAAAVATAASTGPLRIVVNCAGIAPPAKVLDRDGRPTPLADFERLVRVNLIGTYNVIAQASAAIVRTEPTASGDRGVIVNTASVAAFDGQIGQPAYAASKGGVHAMTLPIARELARHAIRVVTIAPGIMETPMLKGLPQAAQDSLGEQVPYPARLGRPDEYAALVQQIVENGYLNGETIRLDGAIRMAPR; encoded by the coding sequence ATGGAGATCTCGGGCGCAGCAGCCCTCGTGACCGGAGGTGCGAGCGGCCTCGGCCTCGCCACCGCCGAACGCCTCGCCCGCGCGGGCGCGGTCGTGACCATCGTCGACCTGCCCTCATCGCCCGGCGCCGGGGTTGCGGACGGGTTCGGCGGCGCCTTCGCCCCCGCCGATGTCACCGACCCCGAGCAGGTCGCGGCGGCCGTCGCCACGGCGGCCAGCACTGGACCGCTGCGCATCGTTGTGAACTGCGCCGGCATCGCCCCGCCGGCCAAGGTCCTCGACCGAGACGGCCGGCCGACCCCGTTGGCCGACTTCGAACGCCTCGTCCGCGTGAACCTCATCGGCACCTACAACGTCATCGCGCAAGCATCCGCGGCCATTGTCCGCACTGAGCCGACGGCATCCGGAGACCGCGGCGTCATCGTCAACACCGCGAGCGTCGCGGCGTTCGACGGGCAGATCGGTCAGCCGGCCTATGCGGCGAGCAAGGGGGGCGTGCATGCGATGACCCTTCCGATCGCGCGCGAACTCGCCCGTCACGCCATTCGGGTCGTCACGATCGCCCCCGGCATCATGGAAACGCCGATGCTGAAGGGGCTGCCGCAGGCGGCGCAGGACTCCCTCGGCGAGCAGGTGCCCTACCCCGCCCGGCTCGGCAGGCCCGACGAATACGCCGCCCTCGTGCAGCAGATCGTCGAGAACGGCTACCTCAACGGCGAGACCATTCGCCTGGACGGCGCGATCCGGATGGCTCCGCGATGA
- a CDS encoding TerC family protein produces MDITPLVWIITIAVTIAFFIYEFFAHVRTPHEPSIGESARWSAFYIGLALLFGVVIGMVWGWDFGGEYYAGYLTEKALSIDNLFVFLIVMTGFAVPKIYQQKVLMIGIVIALVMRGAFIAVGAALIENFSWIFYVFGALLLFLAYRQAFAHGESDPANGRFMTFVRRHLPVSDEYNGDKLTVKKDGRRFVTPMLLVIVAIGFVDLIFAVDSIPAIYGLTEEAYIVFVANAFALMGLRQLYFLIGGLLERLVYLAQGLAVILAFIGVKLVFHALHVNELPFINGGEPLLWVPEIPIWLSLLFIAGTITVATIASLIKTRNDREAKDREQIEGEPVIVAKDESRGS; encoded by the coding sequence GTGGACATCACCCCCCTCGTCTGGATCATCACGATCGCGGTCACGATCGCGTTCTTCATCTACGAGTTCTTCGCCCATGTGCGAACGCCCCATGAGCCGAGCATCGGCGAGTCGGCCCGCTGGTCGGCGTTCTACATCGGCCTCGCGCTCCTCTTCGGTGTCGTCATCGGCATGGTCTGGGGCTGGGACTTCGGCGGCGAGTACTACGCCGGCTACCTCACCGAGAAGGCGCTGTCGATCGACAACCTCTTCGTCTTCCTCATCGTGATGACCGGCTTCGCCGTGCCGAAGATCTACCAGCAGAAGGTGCTGATGATCGGCATCGTGATCGCGCTGGTCATGCGCGGCGCGTTCATCGCCGTCGGCGCGGCGCTCATCGAGAACTTCTCGTGGATCTTCTACGTCTTCGGCGCGCTGCTGCTGTTCCTGGCCTACCGGCAGGCGTTCGCGCACGGCGAGTCCGACCCCGCCAACGGAAGGTTCATGACGTTCGTGCGTCGCCACCTGCCGGTCAGCGACGAGTACAACGGCGACAAGCTGACCGTCAAGAAGGACGGCCGTCGGTTCGTCACCCCGATGCTGCTCGTCATCGTCGCGATCGGTTTCGTCGACCTCATCTTCGCCGTCGACTCCATCCCTGCGATCTACGGCCTGACCGAAGAGGCGTACATCGTCTTCGTCGCGAATGCGTTCGCCCTGATGGGTCTGCGTCAGCTCTACTTCCTCATCGGCGGTCTACTGGAGCGCCTGGTCTACCTGGCGCAGGGCCTCGCGGTCATTCTCGCCTTCATCGGCGTGAAGCTCGTCTTCCACGCCCTCCACGTCAACGAGCTGCCCTTCATCAACGGCGGTGAGCCGCTGCTGTGGGTCCCCGAGATTCCCATCTGGCTCTCGCTGCTGTTCATCGCCGGCACGATCACGGTGGCGACGATCGCGAGCCTCATCAAGACCCGCAACGACCGCGAGGCGAAGGATCGCGAGCAGATCGAGGGCGAGCCGGTCATCGTCGCGAAGGACGAGTCGCGCGGCTCGTGA
- a CDS encoding aminoglycoside 3'-phosphotransferase, whose translation MSIPVDGVVVPGRVRRLAGGDDLIPVWRNELGGLTFRANGAGGIRYVKWGPRNAETTVEGEAERLAWATRFTAVPRVIARGGDDDEEWLVTEALPGESAVAPRWIAAPEVAVTAIGVGLRSFHDRLPVPECPFSWRVTDRFEKAARRGIQLPEALRDAPSEDDLVVCHGDACAPNTVLADDGNVSGHVDLGALGVADRWADLAVAAMSLEWNYGPGWTETFLDAYGVAGDEDRMSYYQELWNAT comes from the coding sequence GTGTCGATTCCGGTGGATGGGGTGGTGGTGCCCGGGCGGGTCCGCCGGCTCGCCGGGGGTGACGATCTGATCCCGGTCTGGCGGAACGAGCTCGGCGGGCTGACCTTTCGGGCGAATGGGGCCGGCGGCATCCGGTACGTGAAGTGGGGTCCGCGTAACGCCGAGACGACCGTCGAGGGCGAGGCGGAGCGCCTGGCATGGGCGACGCGATTCACCGCAGTGCCACGGGTGATCGCGCGGGGCGGCGATGACGACGAGGAGTGGCTTGTCACCGAAGCGCTTCCGGGCGAGAGCGCCGTCGCGCCGCGGTGGATCGCGGCACCCGAGGTCGCCGTGACGGCGATCGGGGTCGGACTGCGGTCCTTTCATGACCGGCTGCCCGTGCCGGAGTGTCCGTTCTCGTGGCGCGTCACCGACCGCTTCGAGAAGGCGGCGCGGCGCGGCATCCAGCTGCCCGAGGCATTGCGGGACGCGCCTTCCGAGGACGACCTCGTGGTCTGCCACGGCGACGCGTGCGCCCCGAACACGGTGCTCGCCGACGATGGGAACGTGTCGGGGCACGTGGATCTCGGTGCGCTCGGCGTCGCCGATCGCTGGGCAGATCTCGCGGTCGCCGCGATGAGCCTGGAGTGGAACTATGGGCCAGGATGGACCGAGACGTTCCTCGACGCCTACGGCGTCGCCGGGGACGAGGACCGGATGAGCTACTACCAGGAGCTGTGGAACGCGACATGA
- a CDS encoding SRPBCC family protein yields the protein MSDIPKPSVTGVVESIDSEPHLVLRRTFASSAKKVWRDLTDSDRLSRWIGHWKGDPAEGHVSFQMTAEGDNVPPETFTIRECDKPRRFVADTQQGGGTWHLWFELREDDGETTLTFGQRLNPNEDVGSIGPGWEYYLDRLVVARQGGDVDAVEWDAYYPALRAGYQKQVAAG from the coding sequence ATGAGTGACATCCCCAAACCCTCGGTCACCGGCGTCGTCGAGTCGATCGACAGCGAACCCCACCTCGTCCTTCGTCGCACCTTCGCCTCCTCGGCGAAGAAGGTGTGGCGCGATCTCACCGACTCCGACCGCCTTTCACGGTGGATCGGGCACTGGAAGGGCGACCCCGCCGAAGGCCACGTGTCGTTCCAGATGACGGCCGAGGGCGACAACGTCCCGCCGGAGACCTTCACGATCCGCGAGTGCGACAAGCCGCGCCGGTTCGTCGCCGACACCCAGCAGGGTGGCGGCACGTGGCACCTCTGGTTCGAGCTGCGCGAGGACGACGGGGAGACGACTCTCACCTTCGGGCAGCGGTTGAATCCGAACGAGGATGTCGGCTCGATCGGCCCCGGGTGGGAGTACTACCTCGACCGCCTGGTCGTCGCGCGGCAGGGCGGCGACGTGGACGCCGTCGAGTGGGACGCGTACTACCCCGCGCTCCGGGCCGGGTACCAGAAGCAGGTCGCCGCAGGCTGA
- a CDS encoding energy-coupling factor transporter transmembrane component T family protein, which produces MTLERTRARTGPVAAINPVAKLGAAALLTVPLVLTLDPVSAGVALLLEFALFPFAGLGWREFWRRTWPVWLAAPLTALTIALYGETSGRVLLELFVVRVSEGSLELAFATMLRVLAIALPSVVLFVTVDPTDLADGLGQVLRLPSRFVLGALAGLRMVGLFLDDWRALELARRARGVADRGRVRRFLGMAFALLVLSLRRGATLATAMEARGFGAPGRRTWARESTFGRREWALLAVGAAIGGIAVAAAVAAGTWNLILGPG; this is translated from the coding sequence ATGACGCTCGAGCGCACGCGTGCGCGCACCGGCCCGGTCGCCGCGATCAACCCCGTCGCCAAGCTCGGCGCCGCGGCGCTGCTCACCGTGCCGCTCGTGCTGACCCTCGACCCGGTGTCGGCGGGGGTGGCCCTGCTGCTGGAGTTCGCCTTGTTCCCGTTCGCCGGGCTCGGCTGGCGCGAGTTCTGGCGTCGCACCTGGCCGGTGTGGCTGGCCGCGCCCCTCACGGCGCTCACGATAGCCCTCTACGGCGAGACGTCGGGGCGGGTGCTGCTGGAGCTGTTCGTCGTGCGGGTCAGCGAGGGGTCGCTCGAGCTGGCGTTCGCGACGATGCTGCGCGTGCTCGCCATCGCGCTGCCCTCGGTCGTGCTTTTCGTGACCGTCGATCCCACCGACCTCGCCGACGGGCTCGGCCAGGTGCTGCGGCTGCCGTCGCGCTTCGTGCTCGGCGCGCTCGCGGGGCTGCGCATGGTGGGGCTGTTCCTCGATGATTGGCGGGCGCTCGAACTCGCGCGCCGCGCGCGCGGCGTTGCCGATCGCGGGCGGGTGCGGCGCTTCCTCGGCATGGCGTTCGCCCTGCTCGTGCTGTCGCTGCGCCGCGGGGCGACACTCGCCACCGCGATGGAGGCGCGGGGCTTCGGCGCGCCGGGCCGCCGCACCTGGGCCCGGGAATCCACGTTCGGTCGTCGCGAGTGGGCGCTGCTGGCGGTCGGCGCCGCCATCGGCGGGATCGCGGTTGCCGCGGCCGTCGCCGCGGGTACCTGGAACCTCATCCTCGGGCCGGGCTGA
- a CDS encoding ABC transporter ATP-binding protein, producing MDSTGTRPGALEARGWGWRHASRRAWALNDVTLRIDPGERVLLLGASGAGKSTLLHGFAGVLGEGEDGEQAGELLIDGMPAADARGRAGLVLQDPDAQVILARVGDDVAFGCENLGVPRADIWPRVGAALDAVGLDVPLDRPTKALSGGQKQRLALAGALAMRPGILLLDEPTANLDPAGVIEVRDAVARVAAESGMTLVVVEHRVEAWLGVVDRVIVLGGPDRASDVGGAGGVIADGAPDEVLRRDGAAVAAQGVWVPGWPPRHPAPAPLPPGRPLLEGDDLAVARVRDTPVARVERAVVRERGVLAITGPNGVGKSTLGLTLAGLLPAASGALVATETLADGAGPTPIRWSSRALLTRIGTVFQEPEHQLLTRTVRDELAVGPRALGLADPDVEARVDDLLRRLRLDHLGAANPYTLSGGEKRRLTVAAAIATRPRVLVLDEPTFGQDARTWSELVALLADLRDAGTAIVAITHDREVVRALGADELEMGAVG from the coding sequence GTGGACTCGACCGGCACACGTCCGGGCGCGCTGGAGGCGCGCGGCTGGGGGTGGCGACACGCCTCGCGTCGTGCGTGGGCGCTGAACGACGTCACGCTGCGAATCGATCCAGGGGAGCGCGTGCTCCTGCTCGGAGCGTCGGGAGCGGGCAAGTCGACCCTTCTCCACGGGTTCGCCGGCGTCCTCGGCGAGGGGGAGGACGGCGAGCAGGCCGGCGAGCTCCTCATCGACGGGATGCCGGCGGCCGACGCCCGCGGTCGGGCGGGCCTGGTGCTCCAGGACCCCGACGCTCAGGTGATCCTCGCCCGCGTCGGCGACGATGTCGCCTTCGGCTGCGAGAACCTCGGCGTCCCCCGAGCGGACATCTGGCCGCGGGTCGGGGCGGCCCTCGACGCCGTCGGCCTCGATGTGCCGCTCGACCGGCCGACGAAGGCGCTCTCGGGGGGTCAGAAGCAGCGGCTCGCGCTCGCCGGGGCGCTGGCGATGCGCCCAGGCATCCTGCTCCTGGATGAGCCGACTGCCAACCTCGACCCGGCGGGGGTCATCGAGGTGCGCGACGCCGTCGCCAGAGTCGCGGCAGAGTCCGGGATGACACTGGTCGTCGTCGAACACCGCGTCGAGGCGTGGCTCGGGGTCGTCGATCGGGTGATCGTGCTGGGCGGTCCGGACCGTGCGAGCGACGTCGGGGGTGCGGGCGGAGTCATCGCCGACGGTGCACCCGATGAGGTGCTGCGCCGCGACGGCGCGGCCGTCGCGGCGCAGGGAGTCTGGGTGCCGGGGTGGCCGCCGCGTCACCCGGCGCCGGCGCCCCTTCCGCCCGGTCGCCCTCTCCTCGAGGGCGACGACCTCGCTGTCGCACGCGTGCGCGACACCCCCGTCGCGCGCGTGGAGCGCGCCGTCGTGCGCGAGCGCGGCGTGCTGGCCATCACCGGACCGAACGGGGTTGGCAAGTCCACTCTCGGGTTGACGCTCGCGGGACTCCTGCCTGCGGCATCCGGTGCTCTTGTGGCGACCGAGACGCTCGCCGACGGAGCGGGGCCGACGCCGATCCGGTGGAGTTCGCGGGCGCTTCTCACCCGCATCGGCACGGTGTTCCAGGAGCCCGAGCATCAGCTCCTCACGCGCACGGTGCGCGACGAGCTCGCCGTCGGGCCGCGCGCGCTCGGCTTGGCCGACCCCGACGTCGAGGCGCGGGTTGACGACCTGCTGCGGCGGCTGCGGCTCGACCACCTCGGTGCGGCCAACCCGTACACGCTCTCCGGTGGCGAGAAGCGTCGGCTCACGGTCGCGGCGGCGATCGCGACGCGGCCGCGCGTGCTCGTCCTCGACGAACCGACCTTCGGACAGGACGCCCGCACCTGGAGCGAGCTCGTGGCGCTCCTGGCAGACCTCCGCGACGCCGGGACGGCGATCGTGGCGATCACGCATGACCGCGAGGTGGTGCGCGCGCTCGGCGCCGACGAGCTGGAGATGGGGGCGGTCGGATGA